The following coding sequences are from one Arachis hypogaea cultivar Tifrunner chromosome 7, arahy.Tifrunner.gnm2.J5K5, whole genome shotgun sequence window:
- the LOC112702562 gene encoding uncharacterized protein isoform X1, whose amino-acid sequence MTPKPFNFPAKRRTGLLLLTAAVAATAAAAQASNTHELSSLSTGKLGAEVHGLVRTARAVSAVASTVADYEFSLRGLRKDSDQYRHLISEVHLRSAKRLLKLCEVNKGFYVKAGQFVAAQRVIPKEYSSTLSALQDQVAPLPFKVIKGVLKDNLGPDFTEMFESLDEEPIAAASIAQVHHAVLKSDQEVAIKVQYPWVQQQMTFDTRTMYFLSKTIAWLYPQYRFEWLPLAFADSMAAELDFIHEARNSERAAKNLRNNKLIRVPHVFWDLTSRQVLTMQFYTGRKIDDLDFLNQLGVEPEKVAKSLIELFAEMIFVHGYIHGDPHPGNILVSPEGSNGFSLVLLDHAVYRELDEEFRKDFCQLWEALILKDLNKTLRLGERFGAGKYSRYLPIIFTGTPVESKHAFGISTAEKETMRNELKSLLFDDLSSFMETLPPDFIAIMRIDGMIRSIIRKMGVSRVTRLLTYTKYAVYGLLCSKLDVESSRSPMKFYFAVEAAFLSFIATLKYVLILIKVLLGSIDSTPWRRKVNNVLNYMYSKITSEFWGIVVHPVFLLLWIRLNVLF is encoded by the exons ATGACGCCTAAACCCTTCAATTTTCCCGCCAAACGCCGAACCGGCCTTCTCCTACTAACAGCAGCCGTTGCCGCCACCGCCGCCGCCGCCCAAGCTTCGAACACTCACGAGCTCTCCTCTCTCTCTACAGGAAAACTTGGAGCAGAAGTGCACGGCCTCGTCCGCACTGCACGTGCCGTCTCTGCG GTAGCTTCTACTGTTGCTGATTACGAATTCTCGTTGCGCGGCCTCCGAAAGGACTCCGATCAGTACCGTCACTTGATTTCCGAG GTTCATCTACGGTCTGCCAAGAGGTTGTTGAAGTTATGCGAAGTGAACAAAGGGTTTTATGTGAAGGCTGGGCAGTTTGTTGCTGCTCAGAGAGTGATTCCAAAAGAGTACTCGTCAACTTTGTCCGCACTGCAGGACCAG GTTGCTCCTCTTCCTTTTAAAGTTATCAAGGGAGTGTTGAAGGATAATTTGGGACCAGATTTCACTGAGAT GTttgagtcattggatgaagaaCCTATAGCTGCCGCATCTATTGCACAAGTTCACCATGCGGTGCTGAAAAGTGATCAGGAAGTAGCAATCAAG GTGCAATATCCTTGGGTACAGCAGCAGATGACTTTTGACACAAGAACAATGTATTTCCTATCTAAAACTATTGCATGG TTATACCCACAGTACAGATTTGAGTGGCTACCATTGGCATTTGCGGACTCCATGGCTGCAGAACTTG ATTTTATTCATGAGGCAAGGAATTCTGAGAGAGCAGCCAAAAACTTGAGAAACAACAAATTGATCAGGGTTCCTCATGTATTCTGG GATTTGACTAGCAGGCAAGTCCTAACAATGCAGTTTTATACAGGGCGAAAG ATTGATGATTTAGACTTTCTGAACCAGCTTGGAGTAGAACCAGAAAAG GTAGCAAAATCATTGATTGAACTATTTGCTGAAATGATATTTGTGCATGGTTATATACATGGTGATCCACACCCTGGTAATATATTAGTTTCTCCTGAAGGTTCCAATGGCTTCTCTTTGG TTCTTTTAGATCATGCAGTCTACAGGGAATTGGATGAGGAATTTAGAAAAGACTTTTGTCAGTTATGGGAAGCTTTGATTCTTAAAGACTTGAATAAAACATTGAGGCTTGGTGAACGATTTGGTGCTGGGAAGTATTCTAGATATCTGCCCATCATTTTCACTGGAACGCCTGTTGAAAG CAAACATGCTTTTGGAATATCAACTGCAGAAAAAGAGACCATGAGAAATGAGTTGAAGTCTCTCTTATTTGATGACTTATCTTCATTCATGGAGACCCTGCCTCCAGATTTTATTGCGATAATGCGCATAGA cgGAATGATAAGATCTATCATTAGAAAGATGGGTGTATCTCGGGTCACCAGGCTGCTAACTTACACTAAATATGCAGTATATGGTCTTCTCTGTTCAAAGTTGGATGTAGAATCATCTAGAAGTCCCATGAAATTTT ACTTTGCTGTGGAAGCTGCTTTTCTCAGTTTCATAGCAACCTTAAAATATGTTCTCATCCTAATAAAGGTTCTTCTTG GGAGCATTGACAGTACCCCATGGCGCCGGAAGGTCAATAATGTTTTGAATTACATGTATAGCAAGATTACTAGTGAGTTTTGGGGCATTGTGGTGCATCCTGTTTTTCTTCTATTATGGATCCGTCTTAATGTATTATTTTAA
- the LOC112702562 gene encoding uncharacterized protein isoform X2: MTPKPFNFPAKRRTGLLLLTAAVAATAAAAQASNTHELSSLSTGKLGAEVHGLVRTARAVSAVASTVADYEFSLRGLRKDSDQYRHLISEVHLRSAKRLLKLCEVNKGFYVKAGQFVAAQRVIPKEYSSTLSALQDQVAPLPFKVIKGVLKDNLGPDFTEMFESLDEEPIAAASIAQVHHAVLKSDQEVAIKVQYPWVQQQMTFDTRTMYFLSKTIAWLYPQYRFEWLPLAFADSMAAELDFIHEARNSERAAKNLRNNKLIRVPHVFWDLTSRQVLTMQFYTGRKIDDLDFLNQLGVEPEKVDLSQFTTMVNSFLLDHAVYRELDEEFRKDFCQLWEALILKDLNKTLRLGERFGAGKYSRYLPIIFTGTPVESKHAFGISTAEKETMRNELKSLLFDDLSSFMETLPPDFIAIMRIDGMIRSIIRKMGVSRVTRLLTYTKYAVYGLLCSKLDVESSRSPMKFYFAVEAAFLSFIATLKYVLILIKVLLGSIDSTPWRRKVNNVLNYMYSKITSEFWGIVVHPVFLLLWIRLNVLF, encoded by the exons ATGACGCCTAAACCCTTCAATTTTCCCGCCAAACGCCGAACCGGCCTTCTCCTACTAACAGCAGCCGTTGCCGCCACCGCCGCCGCCGCCCAAGCTTCGAACACTCACGAGCTCTCCTCTCTCTCTACAGGAAAACTTGGAGCAGAAGTGCACGGCCTCGTCCGCACTGCACGTGCCGTCTCTGCG GTAGCTTCTACTGTTGCTGATTACGAATTCTCGTTGCGCGGCCTCCGAAAGGACTCCGATCAGTACCGTCACTTGATTTCCGAG GTTCATCTACGGTCTGCCAAGAGGTTGTTGAAGTTATGCGAAGTGAACAAAGGGTTTTATGTGAAGGCTGGGCAGTTTGTTGCTGCTCAGAGAGTGATTCCAAAAGAGTACTCGTCAACTTTGTCCGCACTGCAGGACCAG GTTGCTCCTCTTCCTTTTAAAGTTATCAAGGGAGTGTTGAAGGATAATTTGGGACCAGATTTCACTGAGAT GTttgagtcattggatgaagaaCCTATAGCTGCCGCATCTATTGCACAAGTTCACCATGCGGTGCTGAAAAGTGATCAGGAAGTAGCAATCAAG GTGCAATATCCTTGGGTACAGCAGCAGATGACTTTTGACACAAGAACAATGTATTTCCTATCTAAAACTATTGCATGG TTATACCCACAGTACAGATTTGAGTGGCTACCATTGGCATTTGCGGACTCCATGGCTGCAGAACTTG ATTTTATTCATGAGGCAAGGAATTCTGAGAGAGCAGCCAAAAACTTGAGAAACAACAAATTGATCAGGGTTCCTCATGTATTCTGG GATTTGACTAGCAGGCAAGTCCTAACAATGCAGTTTTATACAGGGCGAAAG ATTGATGATTTAGACTTTCTGAACCAGCTTGGAGTAGAACCAGAAAAGGTTGACTTATCACAATTCACAACTATGGTGAACTCAT TTCTTTTAGATCATGCAGTCTACAGGGAATTGGATGAGGAATTTAGAAAAGACTTTTGTCAGTTATGGGAAGCTTTGATTCTTAAAGACTTGAATAAAACATTGAGGCTTGGTGAACGATTTGGTGCTGGGAAGTATTCTAGATATCTGCCCATCATTTTCACTGGAACGCCTGTTGAAAG CAAACATGCTTTTGGAATATCAACTGCAGAAAAAGAGACCATGAGAAATGAGTTGAAGTCTCTCTTATTTGATGACTTATCTTCATTCATGGAGACCCTGCCTCCAGATTTTATTGCGATAATGCGCATAGA cgGAATGATAAGATCTATCATTAGAAAGATGGGTGTATCTCGGGTCACCAGGCTGCTAACTTACACTAAATATGCAGTATATGGTCTTCTCTGTTCAAAGTTGGATGTAGAATCATCTAGAAGTCCCATGAAATTTT ACTTTGCTGTGGAAGCTGCTTTTCTCAGTTTCATAGCAACCTTAAAATATGTTCTCATCCTAATAAAGGTTCTTCTTG GGAGCATTGACAGTACCCCATGGCGCCGGAAGGTCAATAATGTTTTGAATTACATGTATAGCAAGATTACTAGTGAGTTTTGGGGCATTGTGGTGCATCCTGTTTTTCTTCTATTATGGATCCGTCTTAATGTATTATTTTAA